In the genome of Paenibacillus sp. GP183, the window ACATTACAAACGTGCGCTTATTCACGGATAATCCAAGAACGCGAGAGATTTGGCCGGTCATCTTTAACGAAAGCCGAATTGAAGGCAGAGCCTGGTATAAGAACGTTTTAGCGAAAAAAGGTACGGTTTGGTGGGAAATTTTGCAGGATGAGAAAGACATAATGCAGAGGGAAAACGGAGACTCGGAGTTAACGTGGACTTATGTGTCCTTGCTTAGAGAAATCTATTATCCGAATGATACGCATGTTGGTATTCTTCAAGTCGATATGCTCATTGATAAATTTTTTCAAAAGGCATTCAGTCCGATTCAGGACGGACAGTCCCATATGCTTGTTGTGGACCGCTTGGGGCGAATTTTCACGGATAAGGGAAACCAATTTTTTAAAGACATCAACTTGGAGCAGCTTCATCGCGATTGGGATACACACCCGCATGAGGGGGCCACAAGCTTTACGTTTACTGTAGGGGATGCACCATATCTGTGCCTCTCCACGCCGATTGATCAACTTGGGGCCCATCTGCTGAATGTGGTTTCACTGGAAACCCCGGTTACGCAAATCAAGCATACCCGCAATCTATTCATCGCCGCAGCTGTTGTCCTCATCGCGCTTTTGTCGATCATTACTTACTTCCTGCAATCTCTGATTTTGAAGAAGCTGTCCATTTTGCGGGATTCGATGAAAAAAGTGCGCCGTGGCGATCTGAATGTGCAGATCGATATGGACGCAGGCGGAGAGGTTGGCGAGCTCGCCCATCATTTCCGGCAAATGCTGAAGAAGATGAACGAGCTGATCGTCGAAGCTGTGAACAAGCAGGCTGCTACGAAGGAAGCCGAGCTGAACTCGCTCAAGAATCAGATCGACGCCCATTTTCTGTACAACACGTTGGAAAATTTGAAAATGCTGGCCGAAGTCGAAGAGCAGTACGTGATCTCCGATGCGTTAACCTCTCTCGGCGCGCTCATGCGCTACAGTCTGAAGTGGTCGAACGATCATGTCCGGCTGCGGGACGAAATTCAGCATATCCAGAATTATATCGCCATTATGAATATCCGATATGACGATAAGCTGGAGCTGAAGCTGGACATCCCGGAAGGCTATCAAGAGCAGGAAGTGCTGAAAATGTCGCTCCAGCCTCTCGTTGAGAATGCCGTTAAGCACGGAATGAACACGGATCGGGCTAGACGCGAAGGCATCGAGATCCTGATTCGAGCTTGCCAAAAAAACGATGCGATGCTCATCGAAGTGACAGATGACGGTGCAGGCATGTCGCCTGAAAAGCTGGGTGAGCTGCATGAGAAAATCAGCATGGAAGATGCTCCCTTTTATAATAAGTACGGGCATAAGTCTACAGGAGACAATGAAGGGAATGGCATCGGTCTGCGCAACGTGACGCAGCGAATTAAGATGTATTACGGGAATGAGTACGGCATTCATGTCGAAAGTGCGGAGGGCGCTTATACCCAAGTGAGGATGAAGCTGCCTTATCTAATTTTATCCGGGGGGCTGTCTGTTGATGAGAAAATTGCTTATCGTTGATGATGAGAAAAATATCCGCCTCGGCCTGAGAGCGATGATTGCCCGTGAGTTCCCGGACACTTATGCGTTCGAATTCGCCGACGATGGAGAAGAGGCTTTGGCGCTGCTGATGCATATGCCCATTGACATCGTGATTACGGATATCCGCATGCCCGTCATGGACGGTATCGCATTGATTAACCGGATACAGGAGCTGGATCCGAAGCCTGCAGTCCTTATTCTCAGCGGGCACGATGACTTCCAATATGCGAAGGAAGCGATTCGCTGCGAGGTGAAGGAATACCTGCTCAAGCCGATTGTCCGTGACGAGCTATCCCGTACCTTGCTGCGTCTGGAGAAGGAGATCAAGCAGAAGGAGCAGATTAATGAGCAGTTAACCAACTCCAATCAGCAGCGGGAGGCTTTTCAAGAGAGCCAGCTCAGCTATCTGCTCAGATCCCTTCATATGGGTGAAGATGACCTGCGAAGCAGATTGCTCGGCATCGAGATGCAGTGGATAGATGAGGGATTCCAGCTCGGTATATTGCAATACAGAGGAACTGTCCAAGGGATGGGTCATGCCGAGTTTTTGGCTCGCATTCAGACGGAGATTGGGAACGCCCCTGAAAAGTTTCGTACACGGCGTGCGCATGTTGGGGACAAGGAGAACCAGATCGTGCTGATTGCCGAGAATGGGGAGCTCTTTCAGTACTTGGCGGAGCGCATTGCCGGTTCGGGATATTTCACCTACAGTATGGGCTTAAGCGTTCCTACCCGCGGAGTGACTCGTCTGCTGGCGGCTTATCAAGAGGCGCAGCAGGCGCTGAAATATACGTTCTTACTCTCTATCCCTGGCGTTGTACGTTTCGAGAATATCAGCCAGAAGAGCCGAAGCTTCGTCATCCCGATGGAAACAATCAAGAAAATAGCCAATATGCTCGGAACCGACCGCGATAAGGAAATGACGGCGCTGCTCATGGAAGTACTCGATATCAAGACGGTCACCCGGTTCGATATCGCCTATCTGGAAGCCGTGAGCCGGGCTTTCAACGAGCATGTTTTCGATAAAGTATTCCATGTGTACGGGGGCGAGTCCGTGGAAATACTCCGGCTGTTTAAGAAGGTCGGGGATATCTCGAACTTTACCTATTTTCATGATTATTTCCATAGCGTGGAGGGCTTGCTTCACCGGCTGAATGCTTATGTGCGCAGCATGAAGACATTCCACATTGATCATAAAGAGATGAAGAAAGCCGTGCAGTATATGCAGGACAACTATCGGAAGGACCTCAACATGACGATCGTTTCGAATCATGTGTCATTGAACTATTCGTACTTCAGCCAGGCCTTCAAGGAATACACGAGCCTAAGCTTCGTTAACTATTTGAAAAAGCTGCGCATTGACCGGGCACGGGAACTACTCACCACGACCGATTACAAAGTCTACGAAATTAGCGAAATGGCCGGCTTCGAGAACACGAAGCATTTCAGCCGCGTTTTCAAGGAAATGGAAGGCGTCAGCCCACAGGAGTATCGCGACCAGCGGCATGTGATGGGGTGATAATCTGGTTGATCAAGAAAAAACTCTTCCTACCCAATACAGGGCAGGAAGAGTGTAAGAGTGTAACATGTTAAGGATTTCCTAGATCACTCACGATTTGTGTTTCCAATATTTTATTCCGATCGGAGCTCAAATCCCAGAACATG includes:
- a CDS encoding sensor histidine kinase; the encoded protein is MANVLRKWRMRLTQVTNRISIQVKLIGAYIFIILIPIILFSWYLFNGFYQNTIQETLKKNQYLLESEKANILNNIETMGRTAQLSIADREVINYLQSVRELEVPELVDFNMNTFSNLQRLMFNNPNITNVRLFTDNPRTREIWPVIFNESRIEGRAWYKNVLAKKGTVWWEILQDEKDIMQRENGDSELTWTYVSLLREIYYPNDTHVGILQVDMLIDKFFQKAFSPIQDGQSHMLVVDRLGRIFTDKGNQFFKDINLEQLHRDWDTHPHEGATSFTFTVGDAPYLCLSTPIDQLGAHLLNVVSLETPVTQIKHTRNLFIAAAVVLIALLSIITYFLQSLILKKLSILRDSMKKVRRGDLNVQIDMDAGGEVGELAHHFRQMLKKMNELIVEAVNKQAATKEAELNSLKNQIDAHFLYNTLENLKMLAEVEEQYVISDALTSLGALMRYSLKWSNDHVRLRDEIQHIQNYIAIMNIRYDDKLELKLDIPEGYQEQEVLKMSLQPLVENAVKHGMNTDRARREGIEILIRACQKNDAMLIEVTDDGAGMSPEKLGELHEKISMEDAPFYNKYGHKSTGDNEGNGIGLRNVTQRIKMYYGNEYGIHVESAEGAYTQVRMKLPYLILSGGLSVDEKIAYR
- a CDS encoding response regulator codes for the protein MRKLLIVDDEKNIRLGLRAMIAREFPDTYAFEFADDGEEALALLMHMPIDIVITDIRMPVMDGIALINRIQELDPKPAVLILSGHDDFQYAKEAIRCEVKEYLLKPIVRDELSRTLLRLEKEIKQKEQINEQLTNSNQQREAFQESQLSYLLRSLHMGEDDLRSRLLGIEMQWIDEGFQLGILQYRGTVQGMGHAEFLARIQTEIGNAPEKFRTRRAHVGDKENQIVLIAENGELFQYLAERIAGSGYFTYSMGLSVPTRGVTRLLAAYQEAQQALKYTFLLSIPGVVRFENISQKSRSFVIPMETIKKIANMLGTDRDKEMTALLMEVLDIKTVTRFDIAYLEAVSRAFNEHVFDKVFHVYGGESVEILRLFKKVGDISNFTYFHDYFHSVEGLLHRLNAYVRSMKTFHIDHKEMKKAVQYMQDNYRKDLNMTIVSNHVSLNYSYFSQAFKEYTSLSFVNYLKKLRIDRARELLTTTDYKVYEISEMAGFENTKHFSRVFKEMEGVSPQEYRDQRHVMG